In Labeo rohita strain BAU-BD-2019 unplaced genomic scaffold, IGBB_LRoh.1.0 scaffold_1437, whole genome shotgun sequence, the following are encoded in one genomic region:
- the LOC127158295 gene encoding uncharacterized protein LOC127158295 has product MFSVVEFTSDHSVAVIPDAWKEKIDQDIYCYWPPNNVQSLLKKRSLPDKIKWNRLQVHRVFKSSVDYMTAQKLMRKAQITSCPELSDSSITEKRPTRLKRPPLRLLESDSDITDIEDSNINTRPPAKIPTLPSPPRTMEPRRNSAKTPEPLQTCGGLDSLPRAGFCGGYRAAISTNSTYSMRPQHLDFCNTPAWDVQSEGHRVMAHQFEA; this is encoded by the exons ATGTTTTCAGTTGTGGAATTCACCTCAGATCACAGTGTAGCTGTAATTCCTGATGCATGGAAAGAAAAAATAGACCAG GACATCTATTGCTACTGGCCACCCAACAATGTCCAAAGTCTATTGAAAAAAAGGTCTTTGCCTGACAAAATAAAGTGGAACAGACTACAAGTCCACAGAGTTTTTAAATCCTCAg TTGACTACATGACAGCCCAAAAGCTCATGAGAAAAGCTCAAATCACCTCGTGTCCTGAACTCTCAGACTCCTCCATCACTGAGAAAAGGCCAACCAGGCTGAAGAGACCACCTTTACGCCTTTTAGAGTCAGATAGTGATATCACAGATATTGAAGACA gtAATATCAATACCAGGCCACCAGCAAAAATACCAACCCTGCCCTCTCCACCGAGAACAATGGAGCCAAGAAGGAACTCAGCCAAAA cacCTGAGCCGTTACAGACATGTGGGGGTCTTGACAGCTTACCAAGAGCGGGATTTTGTG GGGGCTACAGAGCAGCTATCAGTACCAATAGTACTTATTCAATGAGGCCACAACATTTAG ATTTCTGCAATACACCAGCCTGGGATGTCCAGAGTGAAGGACATAGGGTCATGGCACATCAGTTCGAAG cgtaa